A genomic window from Tachyglossus aculeatus isolate mTacAcu1 chromosome 27, mTacAcu1.pri, whole genome shotgun sequence includes:
- the FOXM1 gene encoding LOW QUALITY PROTEIN: forkhead box protein M1 (The sequence of the model RefSeq protein was modified relative to this genomic sequence to represent the inferred CDS: deleted 1 base in 1 codon): MKTSPRRPLILKRRRLPLPPRHGPAAVVKTEPAPPATRPEPGLDPVPPERAAVPQEGAAAREGAAPGPLQFPAGIRVIDHPTMADTQVVAIPADADVQSVIAALTARGRGSGGPSRFILVSSGGPPAHPAPPGGEGAGQSGVGSLAQQPDASWGPGLEQAGGAGGEAAGGGLDKSLTNIQWLGKMRSSGLRPGRDIKQEPQEPEEKENRQLEQSRGQVEEGAGASPWPSAVCERPPYSYMAMIQFAINSTERKRMTLKDIYTWIEDHFPYFKHIAKPGWKNSIRHNLSLHDMFVRETPATGKVSFWTIHPKANRYLTLDQVFKPLDLGSPPLPEHSDSQQKRPLPQLQRPLGVKVEPPLSSRRKMKPLLPRVNSYLVPIQFPVSQSVMSPSVVSPSVVLQPSVKVPLSLEPGLVGPDLPRHSKQVHIAPKVPLVAAGPSAVPAAGSWKEELSQPASGLPTPSEGGEGDEQPPRPIKEESPPLAPWISTCLSPPLPWQEPGPGPQLPPAPRPPSPPSPPRGASDLLLRRRERRERTRSRRKQHLLPQPPPTQRPRSPDSRLPFPDAAPAIPASPDSPASAAGRPRDQAGPFQTPVKGSHCPLPISSTPSKVFLPQIPDPWGLSPPSGGGTGLPFSPVRPPLGSCPPDSTSLLDLCPTHTLGPPPSLPSSELLPSSPYPGSPASAPRILAPGSLLEPLVPPGLTESLILDTMNNSLSKILLDLSFPGLEEEELGPPTNLSWSQLFSELR; the protein is encoded by the exons ATGAAAACCAGCCCCCGCCGGCCCCTGATCCTCAAGAGACGGAGGCTGCCTCTCCCACCACGCCATGGCCCCGCTGCCGTGGTCAAGACGGAGCCCGCCCCGCCCGCCACCCGCCCCGAGCCGGGCCTGGACCCCGTGCCCCCGGAGAGGGCGGCGGTGCCCCAGGAGGGAGCGGCGGCCCGGGAAGGGGCAGCGCCCGGGCCCCTGCAGTTCCCCGCCGGGATCCGCGTCATCGATCACCCCACCATGGCCGACACGCAGGTGGTGGCCATCCCCGCCGATGCCGACGTCCAGAGTGTCATCGCCGCACTGActgccaggggcaggggcagcggcGGCCCCAGCCGCTTCATCCTGGTCAGCAGCGGGGGC CCCCCTGCCCACCCGGCCCcaccggggggagagggggctgggcagTCGGGCGTGGGGAGCCTGGCCCAGCAGCCTGATGCCAGCTGGGGGCCAGGACTGGAGCAGGCAGGCGGCG CTGGAGGTGAGGCCGCGGGCGGTGGGCTGGACAAGAGCCTGACCAACATCCAGTGGCTGGGGAAGATGAGATCCAGTGGGCTGAGGCCCGGCCGTGACATCAAGCAGGAGCCGCAGGAAccggaggagaaggagaaccGGCAGCTGGAGCAGAGCCGGGGCCAG GTGGAGGAGGGAGCGGGGGCATCCCCGTGGCCGAGCGCGGTGTGCGAGCGGCCCCCATACTCCTACATGGCCATGATCCAGTTCGCCATCAACAGCACGGAGCGAAAGCGCATGACCCTGAAGGACATTTACACCTGGATCGAGGATCACTTTCCCTACTTCAAGCACATCGCCAAGCCCGGCTGGAAG AACTCCATCCGCCACAACCTCTCCCTCCATGACATGTTTGTGCGGGAGACACCGGCCACTGGCAAAGTCTCCTTCTGGACCATCCACCCCAAGGCCAATCGGTACCTGACGCTGGACCAGGTGTTTAAG CCACTGGACCTGGGGTCTCCACCATTGCCCGAGCACTCGGACTCA CAGCAGAAACGGCCCCTCCCCCAGCTACAGAGACCCCTGGGCGTCAAGGTGGAGCCCCCGCTGAGCTCCC gCCGGAAAATGAAGCCGCTGCTCCCCCGTGTCAACTCCTACCTGGTCCCCATCCAGTTTCCGGTGAGCCAGTCCGTGATGAGCCCGTCCGTGGTGAGCCCATCCGTGGTGCTGCAGCCTTCGGTCAAGGTGCCGCTGTCCCTGGAACCCGGGCTGGTTGGCCCCGACCTACCCCGGCACAGCAAGCAGGTGCACATCGCCCCCAAG GTGCCGCTGGTGGCGGCGGGACCCTCGGCCGTTCCCGCTGCCGGCTCGTGGAAGGAGGAGCTTTCCCAGCCTGCTTCCGGCCTGCCCACCCCCAgcgaaggcggggagggggacgagcAGCCCCCTCGCCCCATCAAGGAGGAGAGCCCGCCCCTGGCCCCCTGGATTTCCACTTGCCTGTCCCCGCCCCTGCCCTGGCAGgagccgggccccggcccccagctccccccggcccccaggccgCCGTCCCCGCCGTCCCCTCCCCGCGGTGCCTCGGACCTGCTGCTGCGCCGGCGTGAGCGCAGGGAGAGGACCCGGTCCCGGCGCAAGCAGCACTTGCTCCCGCAGCCGCCGCCAACGCAGCGGCCACGCAGCCCAGACTCGCGCCTCCCGTTCCCCGACGCTGCCCCCGCCATCCCGGCCTCGCCCGACTCCCCAGCCTCGGCGGCTGGGCGGCCCCGGGACCAGGCAGGCCCTTTTCAGACGCCTGTCAAGGGCTCCCACTGCCCactgcccatctcctccacccccagcaaGGTCTTCCTGCCCCAGATCCCTGACCCCTGGGGGCTGAGCCCCCCGAGCGGCGGGGGCACGGGGCTGCCTTTCAGCCCAGTGCGCCCACCCCTGGGCTCCTGCCCCCCTGACTCCACGAGCCTTCTTGATCTGTGTCCCACCCACACCCTGGGCCCGCCCCCGTCGCTGCCTAGCTCCGAGCTCTTGCCCTCCAGCCCCTATCCCGGTTCTCCCGCCTCAGCCCCCCGGATTCTGGCCCCAGGCTCCTTGCTGGAGCCACTGGTCCCCCCGGGGCTGACTGAGAGCCTGATCCTGGACACCATGAACAACAGCCTCAGCAAAATTCTGCTGGACCTGAGCTtccctgggctggaggaggaggagctggggcccCCCACCAACCTGAGCTGGTCCCAGCTCTTCTCGGAGCTGCGGTAG
- the TEX52 gene encoding testis-expressed protein 52, translated as MSLARSPLPRDPPCIQREFLYPKLHLGLPGFSPRPYHQLVLRGPPCTSIKSQVRHCLRRPWQEEPGGPTKGNATWLEGRRLAPVSPARPNWPHDGNRPHWLRGGAGSCGGVSGAGMPPTRAAMPPPSQLAPHTYLQFIATRPLFLDPKRKEQVVTQMLRELQEAEKLKLKTAGRVPPLDPKGRIQQPGYYKRDRFQQVSASSQCRPPDLQLQPTQLPGLASGSSTRQKPARQQSIPWSSVIVWHYPLPAGNRTASSAARLGGRAGRGPRAA; from the exons ATGAGCTTGGCTCGCAGCCCTCTCCCCAGGGACCCGCCATGTATCCAGCGAGAGTTCCTGTACCCCAAGCTGCATCTGGGGCTCCCCGGTTTCTCCCCTCGCCCCTACCATCAGCTGGTCCTTCGGGGACCGCCCTGCACCAGCATCAAGAGCCAGGTCCGCCATTGCCTCCGTCGGCCCTGGCAGGAAGAGCCCGGCGGGCCCACGAAGGGCAACGCCACGTGGCTGGAGGGCCGCCGCCTGGCCCCCGTCTCCCCGGCCCGGCCCAACTGGCCCCATGATGGCAACAGGCCGCACTGGCTGCGGGGTGGGGCCGGGAGCTGCGGGGGGGTCAGCGGGGCGGGTATGCCCCCGACCCGGGCCGCcatgcctcccccttcccagctggCGCCCCACACCTACCTGCAGTTCATCGCCACCCGGCCCCTCTTCCTGGACCCCAAGAGGAAGGAgcaggtggtgacgcagatgctGCGGGAGCTGCAGGAGGCCGAGAAACTCAAACTGAAGACGGCGGGGAGGGTGCCCCCGCTCGACCCCAAGGGCCGCATCCAGCAGCCCGGGTACTACAAGCG GGACCGGTTCCAGCAGGTGTCGGCCAGCAGCCAGTGCAGACCACCGGACCTCCAGCTGCAGCCCACCCAGCTCCCCGGCCTGGCGTCTGGCAGCAGCACGAGGCAGAAACCAGCCCGACAGCAGAGCATCCCCTGGAGCTCGGTCATAGTGTGGCACTACCCGTTGCCGGCCGGCAACCGG
- the RHNO1 gene encoding RAD9, HUS1, RAD1-interacting nuclear orphan protein 1, which yields MPPGKKSRRPLPRAQLLFREEPLEGPKHPYGSPQPTDTRPRPVPTKPIDHNTATSWVISQFEGSTGGRRPARQRPHRDPMGNSSRKPQVCKFLPLAFSSLQAPCREPAPTSPPAVKRTGRASQSPMQARGQAGHQPLVPMLSPPSCGHLSGSELASPGFVFLPPDIQTPEMPSGRGSKPPEPSPRPFGGLLSHSSPPEDSSPGPTLVLDTPEESYGLKVTWRKRRHLLAYLRQRGKLSQSQFLLQAAGGESGGTEGHWMGALDPPQNGHSAPPQDHVPCREHLLLKEKAETPSLLGVTLPPATGPSNPQGSLMCLAQTQGGSLKSVMGRRGESRRLLLACPPGGELSSSPEDGEMDL from the exons ATGCCTCCCGGGAAGAAGTCCCGCCGCCCGCTCCCGAGAGCCCAGCTACTGTTCCGTGAGGAGCCGTTGGAGGGGCCCAAGCATCCCTACGGCTCGCCCCAGCCCACCGACACCCGCCCAAGACCCGTCCCCACCAAACCCATCGACCACAACACCGCCACTTCCTGG GTGATCTCCCAGTTTGAGGGTTCCACAGGGGGCCGACGTCCAGCCCGCCAGAGACCCCACCGGGACCCAATGGGCAACTCCAGTCGGAAACCCCAAGTTTGCAAGTTTCTACCTCTGGCTTTTTCCAGCCTCCAGGCACCCTGCAGGGAGCCGGCTCCCACGAGCCCCCCCGCAGTCAAGAGGACTGGCCGGGCCAGCCAGAGCCCCATGCAGGCCAGGGGGCAGGCCGGTCATCAGCCTCTGGTGCCCATGTTAAGCCCTCCGAGCTGCGGCCACTTGTCTGGCAGTGAGCTGGCCAGCCCCGGGTTTGTGTTTCTCCCACCGGACATCCAGACCCCAGAAATGCCCTCCGGGAGGGGCTCCAAACCCCCTGAGCCATCTCCCCGCCCCTTCGGgggtctcctctcccactccagtcccccGGAGGACTCAAGCCCCGGCCCCACCCTGGTGCTGGACACCCCGGAGGAGAGCTATGGACTGAAGGTGACGTGGAGGAAACGGCGTCACCTGCTAGCATACCTGAGACAGCGGGGAAAGCTGAGCCAGAGCCAATTTTTG TTACAGGCTGCTGGAGGAGagtcgggaggcacagagggacactGGATGGGGGCACTGGATCCCCCTCAGAATGGGCACTCAGCACCCCCCCAAGACCATGTTCCTTGCCGTGAGCACCTGCTGCTGAAGGAGAAAGCAGAAACTCCATCTCTCCTGGGAGTAACACTGCCACCAGCCACAGGGCCTTCGAACCCTCAGGGTTCATTGATGTGCCTAGCTCAGACCCAAGGAGGGTCACTGAAGAGTGTTATGGGCCGGCGGGGGGAATCACGTAGGCTCCTCCTGGCCTgtcctcctggaggtgagctgtCAAGTTCTccagaagatggggagatggatttgTAG